One window from the genome of Pseudonocardia hierapolitana encodes:
- a CDS encoding DUF3046 domain-containing protein, with product MRLTYFRELMETEFGVARAAAVSRDHVFSELGGRTVEEALEAGLEPREVWKAVCDAYDVPLARR from the coding sequence GTGCGATTGACCTACTTCCGGGAGCTGATGGAGACCGAGTTCGGCGTCGCCCGCGCCGCAGCCGTCTCCCGCGACCACGTGTTCTCCGAGCTCGGCGGGCGCACGGTGGAGGAGGCCCTCGAGGCCGGGCTCGAGCCGCGCGAGGTGTGGAAAGCCGTCTGCGACGCCTACGACGTGCCGCTCGCGCGTCGCTGA
- a CDS encoding CoA transferase produces MPDLLSAVWTSLGGAADELTRLRITGPPAVLRSTFPVTAVGAAAVGASLLAATRGVPVAVDTRALGVALRSERHLRLDGRTVGSPFDPLSAFHRTSDGWLRLHANYPWHRAAALRVLDCTEDDVPAAIADRGALELESALHAAGGVGAAVRTEEVWRATAGPPPPLVERRVLGDAPPRPARRPRVLDLTRVIAGPVATRTLAAHGADVLRLDASDRPEIPLQAYDTLPGKRSALLDLATHGRVLEELLAGADVVVSGYRPGALDRFGLAPAELARRHPGLVVVTLSAWGHEGPWAHRRGFDSIVQAACGIAHAEGTGGVPGALPAQLLDHATGYLAAAGALLALGEQRRGGGTHHVRLALAGTAAWLQSLPRETPEAIPDIDPAPHLVDLAAPAGRLTLAAPPGAVAGTPLTWPAPAPSYGTAAARWFGTADR; encoded by the coding sequence GTGCCGGACCTGCTGTCTGCCGTGTGGACGTCGCTCGGAGGTGCCGCCGACGAGCTCACCCGGCTCCGGATCACCGGGCCGCCCGCCGTGCTGCGCTCGACCTTCCCCGTCACCGCCGTGGGTGCCGCCGCGGTCGGTGCGAGCCTGCTGGCGGCGACGCGTGGCGTGCCGGTGGCCGTCGACACCCGTGCGCTCGGCGTGGCCCTGCGCAGCGAGCGCCACCTCCGGCTCGACGGCCGGACGGTCGGCAGCCCGTTCGACCCCCTGTCGGCCTTCCACCGCACGTCGGACGGCTGGCTGCGGCTGCACGCCAACTACCCGTGGCACCGGGCCGCTGCCCTGCGCGTCCTGGACTGCACGGAGGACGACGTCCCGGCCGCGATCGCGGATCGCGGTGCGCTCGAACTGGAGTCGGCGCTGCACGCCGCGGGCGGCGTCGGCGCCGCGGTGCGCACCGAGGAGGTGTGGCGCGCGACCGCAGGCCCGCCGCCCCCGCTCGTCGAGCGGCGCGTGCTGGGCGACGCCCCGCCGCGCCCGGCCCGCAGGCCGCGCGTGCTCGACCTCACCCGGGTGATCGCCGGGCCCGTCGCGACGCGCACGCTGGCCGCCCACGGCGCCGACGTCCTGCGCCTCGACGCATCCGACCGGCCCGAGATCCCGCTGCAGGCCTACGACACGCTGCCCGGCAAGCGCAGTGCCCTGCTGGACCTCGCGACGCACGGTCGGGTGCTCGAGGAACTGCTGGCCGGCGCCGACGTCGTGGTCAGCGGCTACCGACCCGGCGCGCTCGACCGGTTCGGCCTCGCCCCCGCCGAGCTGGCGCGGCGACACCCGGGCCTGGTGGTCGTCACGCTGTCGGCGTGGGGTCACGAGGGGCCGTGGGCGCACCGGCGAGGCTTCGACAGCATCGTGCAGGCCGCGTGCGGGATCGCCCACGCCGAGGGCACCGGCGGCGTTCCCGGCGCCCTGCCCGCCCAGCTGCTCGACCACGCCACGGGCTACCTGGCGGCGGCGGGCGCCCTCCTCGCGCTCGGCGAGCAGCGCCGCGGCGGCGGGACCCACCACGTCCGGCTCGCACTGGCCGGAACCGCGGCGTGGCTGCAGTCCCTCCCACGCGAGACGCCCGAGGCCATCCCCGACATCGACCCGGCGCCACACCTGGTCGACCTCGCCGCCCCGGCCGGACGGCTCACCCTCGCCGCCCCGCCGGGCGCGGTGGCCGGGACGCCGCTCACCTGGCCCGCCCCGGCCCCGTCCTACGGGACGGCCGCGGCCCGCTGGTTCGGCACCGCCGACAGATGA
- a CDS encoding PmoA family protein, translated as MTPLTVTHEHGTAIGVAAGEVEIARYVYGEDIAAFEAPKPYLHPMRTLTGGLVSAYRPNDHRWHKGLQMTWSHVSGQNFWGGNTYVHPTGYTPKDNVGSMRHDAFGLIELTGAELTLSEELTWVASTGEEWASERRSLRFHGVDPAQGTWVLDVATELTTTRDEALVLGSPTTAGRHNAGYTGWFWRGPRGFTGGEVIAADGGGGPETMGTTKSPWLAYTGQHDEVDGGATLLLFAGTTSRGRITWFVRNDPFPALNPSPAFHEEIVLPPGESISLAHRFVIADRIWTRAEIEAFAAEHAP; from the coding sequence ATGACCCCGCTCACCGTCACCCACGAGCACGGCACGGCGATCGGGGTCGCCGCGGGCGAGGTCGAGATCGCCCGTTACGTCTACGGCGAGGACATCGCCGCCTTCGAGGCGCCCAAGCCGTACCTGCACCCGATGCGGACGCTCACCGGCGGGCTCGTGTCCGCGTACCGGCCGAACGACCACCGCTGGCACAAGGGCCTGCAGATGACGTGGTCCCACGTGTCCGGGCAGAACTTCTGGGGCGGGAACACCTACGTCCACCCCACGGGCTACACGCCGAAGGACAACGTCGGGTCGATGCGGCACGACGCGTTCGGCCTCATCGAGCTGACCGGGGCCGAGCTGACCCTCTCCGAGGAGCTCACCTGGGTGGCCTCCACCGGCGAGGAGTGGGCCTCCGAGCGCCGCTCCCTGCGTTTCCACGGCGTCGACCCGGCGCAGGGCACGTGGGTGCTCGACGTCGCCACCGAGCTCACCACCACCCGGGACGAGGCGCTCGTGCTCGGCAGCCCCACGACGGCAGGCCGCCACAACGCCGGCTACACGGGCTGGTTCTGGCGTGGCCCGCGCGGCTTCACCGGCGGCGAGGTCATCGCGGCCGACGGGGGAGGCGGCCCGGAGACGATGGGCACCACCAAGTCGCCGTGGCTGGCCTACACGGGTCAGCACGACGAGGTCGACGGCGGCGCGACGCTCCTGCTCTTCGCGGGCACGACGAGCCGGGGCCGCATCACGTGGTTCGTGCGCAACGACCCGTTCCCGGCGCTCAACCCCTCGCCCGCGTTCCACGAGGAGATCGTCCTCCCGCCCGGCGAGTCGATCAGCCTCGCGCACCGGTTCGTCATCGCCGACCGGATCTGGACGCGCGCGGAGATCGAGGCGTTCGCCGCGGAGCACGCTCCCTGA
- a CDS encoding Gfo/Idh/MocA family protein, giving the protein MSTRYRVAIVGAGGIAAGRHMPALRDHPDRAEVVAVVDADGDRAAAFAAEWDIAHHATDLTAALEATRPDLVVVCTPPAAHHDGVRASLDAGAWVWCEKPPVLSLAEYDELAGHERRGGPYVGYVFQHRFGSAAQTLRRQIADGTLGRPLVGVCHTLWYRDHAYYAVPWRGKWETEGGGPAMGHGIHQMDLLLSLLGDWREIRAMMGTLDRDVATEDVSIAAVAFESGALVSVVNSVLSPRQESYLRFDFTGATVEVSHLYGYDNSHWTWTARDGVDPAGWLPTTDLASSHSVQLTAFLDAMDRGERPPASGADGRRSMELITGLYESAITGRPVFRNELEPRNPFYYRLDGGGLYRPERAEAAR; this is encoded by the coding sequence ATGAGCACGAGGTACCGGGTCGCGATCGTCGGGGCAGGCGGGATCGCCGCGGGCCGGCACATGCCGGCACTGCGCGACCACCCCGACCGGGCCGAGGTGGTCGCGGTCGTCGACGCCGACGGGGACCGCGCCGCGGCGTTCGCGGCCGAGTGGGACATCGCACACCACGCCACCGACCTGACGGCCGCCCTCGAGGCGACTCGGCCGGACCTCGTGGTCGTCTGCACCCCGCCTGCCGCCCACCACGACGGGGTCCGGGCGAGCCTCGACGCCGGGGCATGGGTGTGGTGCGAGAAGCCGCCGGTGCTGTCGCTGGCCGAGTACGACGAGCTGGCCGGCCACGAGCGCCGCGGCGGCCCGTACGTCGGCTACGTGTTCCAGCACCGGTTCGGCTCGGCCGCGCAGACCCTGCGCCGGCAGATCGCCGACGGCACGCTGGGGCGGCCGCTCGTCGGCGTCTGCCACACGCTCTGGTACCGCGACCACGCCTACTACGCGGTGCCGTGGCGGGGGAAGTGGGAGACCGAGGGTGGCGGCCCGGCGATGGGGCACGGCATCCACCAGATGGATCTCCTCCTGTCGCTGCTCGGCGACTGGCGCGAGATCCGCGCGATGATGGGCACGCTCGACCGCGACGTCGCCACCGAGGACGTCTCCATCGCGGCGGTGGCGTTCGAGTCGGGGGCGCTCGTGTCGGTCGTCAACAGCGTGCTGTCGCCGCGGCAGGAGAGCTACCTGCGGTTCGACTTCACCGGCGCCACCGTCGAGGTCTCGCACCTGTACGGGTACGACAACTCCCACTGGACGTGGACGGCCCGCGACGGCGTCGACCCGGCGGGCTGGCTCCCCACCACCGACCTCGCGAGCTCCCACAGCGTCCAGCTCACGGCGTTCCTGGACGCGATGGACCGCGGCGAGCGTCCCCCCGCCAGCGGCGCCGACGGGAGGCGCAGCATGGAGCTGATCACCGGCCTCTACGAGTCGGCGATCACCGGCAGGCCCGTCTTCCGTAACGAGCTCGAGCCGCGCAACCCGTTCTACTACCGGCTCGACGGTGGCGGTCTCTACCGCCCCGAGCGCGCGGAGGCCGCCCGATGA
- a CDS encoding MFS transporter gives MPAQIALQRRILVVLAAAQVLGGVGVATTIAVSSLVASRLSGSEAVGGLAQTGIVLGAAAASFVVSRVATRSGRRPALSAGYAVAALGGTAAVVAVSVGSAPALLVALVLVGSATAAGLAARFAATDLAAPEGRARALAMVVWATTVGAVAGPNLAGPVQGVAGAIGLEPATGPFLLCACAFTLAAFGTWVGLRPDPLLLARGAATPDTGPPPRAAEVRAALLASPGALLGLGGIVVGHLIMVGLMSMTPVHMDHGGATLAVVGLVISLHVAGMYALSPLFGWLADRVGRPPVLALAAALLLGAGVLSALAGPADTWLLTAGLVLLGLGWSGGLVAGSALLSESVPIRVRAGVQGLSDVAMNVSGAVGGIAAGVVVAGVSYAALGVAAAVIAVPYLVAASSAGRRTARQALS, from the coding sequence GTGCCCGCCCAGATCGCCCTCCAGCGCCGGATCCTCGTCGTGCTCGCCGCGGCACAGGTGCTCGGCGGGGTCGGGGTGGCCACCACGATCGCCGTCAGCTCGCTCGTCGCCAGCCGGCTCTCCGGGTCGGAGGCGGTGGGCGGGCTGGCGCAGACCGGCATCGTGCTCGGCGCCGCCGCGGCGTCGTTCGTCGTCTCGCGGGTGGCGACGCGCTCGGGACGGCGGCCCGCGCTGAGCGCCGGGTACGCCGTGGCGGCGCTCGGCGGGACGGCGGCGGTGGTCGCCGTGTCGGTGGGCAGCGCGCCCGCCCTGCTCGTCGCGCTCGTGCTCGTCGGGTCGGCCACGGCGGCCGGGCTGGCCGCCCGCTTCGCCGCCACGGACCTCGCAGCCCCCGAAGGCAGGGCCCGCGCTCTCGCCATGGTCGTCTGGGCCACCACGGTGGGAGCGGTGGCAGGCCCCAACCTCGCCGGTCCGGTCCAGGGGGTGGCCGGTGCGATCGGGCTCGAACCGGCTACCGGCCCGTTCCTGCTGTGCGCCTGCGCCTTCACGCTCGCCGCGTTCGGCACGTGGGTGGGCCTGCGGCCGGACCCGCTGCTGCTCGCCCGCGGTGCTGCGACGCCGGACACCGGCCCGCCACCGCGCGCGGCCGAGGTGCGGGCCGCGCTCCTGGCCTCACCCGGCGCGCTGCTCGGGCTCGGCGGGATCGTCGTGGGTCACCTGATCATGGTCGGGCTGATGTCGATGACACCGGTGCACATGGACCACGGCGGCGCGACGCTCGCGGTCGTCGGACTGGTGATCAGCCTGCACGTCGCAGGCATGTACGCGCTGAGCCCGCTCTTCGGCTGGCTCGCCGACCGCGTGGGCCGCCCCCCGGTGCTCGCGCTGGCCGCCGCGCTGCTGCTCGGGGCAGGCGTGCTGAGCGCGCTGGCCGGACCGGCCGACACGTGGCTGCTCACCGCGGGGCTCGTGCTGCTCGGGCTCGGCTGGTCGGGCGGCCTCGTCGCCGGGTCGGCGCTGCTCAGCGAGTCCGTGCCGATCCGGGTGCGCGCCGGCGTGCAGGGCCTGTCCGACGTCGCGATGAACGTCAGCGGCGCCGTCGGGGGCATCGCGGCCGGGGTCGTGGTCGCCGGCGTGTCGTACGCGGCGCTCGGGGTGGCGGCCGCCGTGATCGCCGTCCCCTACCTGGTGGCCGCCAGCTCGGCCGGGCGGCGCACGGCCCGGCAAGCGCTTTCTTGA
- a CDS encoding SDR family NAD(P)-dependent oxidoreductase has protein sequence MELDFTGKVAVVTGGSKGIGLATARTLRAEGAHVVAASRKSSPELDALAGPGLVHFPADLTDPDAPAAVVAHAVEIFGGLDVLVNNAGGPPPGATLPRFSFLPLTDADWRDMFEFNLLSAVRAIRAAIPVMVGRGGGSIVNVSSAVARQPGAMNADYAAAKAALTTLTKALSEEFAPQGVRVNSVSPGPVRTPWWTDEGGAADVLAAAFGADRDAVLEQVAPEAMAVRTGRLLDPQEIADMIALLASPRSASTTGADVLVDGGFHKAV, from the coding sequence ATGGAACTGGATTTCACCGGAAAGGTCGCCGTCGTCACCGGCGGCAGCAAGGGCATCGGCCTCGCGACGGCGCGCACCCTGCGCGCCGAGGGTGCCCACGTCGTCGCGGCCTCGCGGAAGAGCAGCCCGGAGCTCGACGCGCTCGCGGGCCCCGGCCTCGTGCACTTCCCCGCCGACCTCACGGATCCGGACGCGCCGGCCGCCGTCGTCGCGCACGCCGTGGAGATCTTCGGCGGCCTGGACGTCCTCGTCAACAACGCGGGCGGGCCGCCGCCCGGCGCGACCCTGCCCCGCTTCTCCTTCCTCCCGCTCACCGACGCCGACTGGCGGGACATGTTCGAGTTCAACCTGCTCTCGGCCGTGCGTGCGATCCGGGCCGCGATCCCGGTGATGGTGGGGCGCGGTGGTGGGTCGATCGTCAACGTGTCGTCCGCCGTGGCGCGCCAGCCCGGCGCGATGAACGCCGACTACGCCGCGGCGAAGGCGGCGCTCACCACCCTCACGAAGGCGCTGTCCGAGGAGTTCGCGCCCCAGGGCGTGCGGGTGAACAGCGTCTCGCCGGGACCGGTGCGCACGCCGTGGTGGACGGACGAGGGCGGCGCCGCGGACGTCCTCGCCGCCGCGTTCGGTGCCGACCGCGACGCGGTGCTGGAACAGGTGGCGCCGGAGGCGATGGCCGTGCGGACGGGGCGGCTGCTCGACCCGCAGGAGATCGCCGACATGATCGCGTTGCTCGCCTCGCCCCGCTCGGCCAGCACGACCGGAGCGGACGTCCTCGTCGACGGCGGCTTCCACAAGGCCGTCTAG
- a CDS encoding SRPBCC family protein, with protein sequence MPNVEASTLIRRPPAGVFTAFVDPAITTRFWFTRSSGPLAPGATVRWEWEMYGVTDTVLVKEFEAPERFVLTTGGGDGLTVEFRFTPREEGTVVTITESGFTGSLDDPGFSGTGDDVIEYIAGSTGGYTTVLCAAKALLEHGIELGAVRDKHPDNWV encoded by the coding sequence ATGCCGAACGTCGAGGCTTCGACACTGATCCGCCGCCCGCCCGCGGGGGTCTTCACCGCGTTCGTCGATCCCGCGATCACCACCCGGTTCTGGTTCACCAGGAGCAGCGGCCCGCTCGCGCCGGGCGCCACCGTGCGGTGGGAATGGGAGATGTACGGCGTGACCGACACCGTGCTGGTGAAGGAGTTCGAGGCGCCCGAGCGGTTCGTCCTGACAACCGGTGGGGGTGACGGCCTGACCGTCGAGTTCCGGTTCACGCCGCGGGAGGAGGGGACGGTGGTCACGATCACCGAGTCCGGTTTCACCGGCTCGCTCGACGATCCGGGTTTCAGCGGCACCGGCGACGACGTGATCGAGTACATCGCCGGGTCCACCGGCGGATACACCACCGTCCTGTGCGCTGCGAAGGCCCTGCTCGAGCACGGGATCGAGCTGGGTGCCGTCCGCGACAAGCACCCGGACAACTGGGTGTGA